The region GGAAACAGATGGTATTAAAGTATTAGTGAATGACAACGAGTTAACCTCAGTCACTGCCAAAAGCTTTAAAGTTCCAGCAAATAAAGAGTTTTCTATTCCATTACAAGCAAGTATCCCAATTGATAGTTTATTAAGCAATAAAAGCCTAAGCAGTTTATTAGGTAGTTTTATAAATAAAAAAATGAAAGTCCAATATGTTGGTGATATCAAATATAAAATCCTTGGGTTTTCAAGAAAATATCATATTGACAGAACCGAAGACGTTAAAATAAAGCTATAAATTGTCTCACGAATATTACATAACACGTTGTTTACAAATTGCTAAAAATGGATTAGGTACTACTCGCCCAAATCCTATGGTTGGTTGTGCTATAGTACACAATAACACCATTATTGGAGAAGGCTTTACTAGTCCGTATGGTGGTAATCATGCAGAGGTCAATGCCATACAATCTGTAAAAGATCAATCCCTTTTAAAAACAGCAACTATTTATGTGACTTTAGAGCCTTGTAGCCATTTTGGTAAAACACCACCTTGTAGCGATTTAATTATACAGTATAACATACCAAATGTAGTTATTGGTTGTATAGATGATAATCCAGAAGTTGCAGGACAAGGCATTAAAAAGTTAAAAGAAGCAGGTTGCAATGTCACTGTTGGCGTTTTAGAAGCTGACTGTAAAGCGCACCACAAACGGTTTTTTACATTTCATAATAAAAAACGTCCTTACGTTATATTAAAATGGGCAGAAACTAAAGATGGTTTTATAGCACCTAGTTTTAAAGATGAAAAAAAGCCAGTTTGGATAACAAATCTATACTCACGTCAATTAGTGCATAAATGGCGTGCTGAAGAACAAGCCATTTTAGTTGGAACTAATACTGTTTTGGAGGACAATCCTAGTTTAACAGTAAGAGATTGGATAGGTTACAATCCTGTTAGAGTGGTTTTGGATAAACATGATACACTAAATCGTAATTTTACAGTATTTGATTCTGAAGCAGAAACCATTATTTTGAAAGAAAACACTGCCAAACTCATTTGTGACACATTATACAATGCCAATATTAACTCCATAATTATTGAAGGCGGAAGTAAAACCTTACAACTTTTTAT is a window of Olleya sp. YS DNA encoding:
- the ribD gene encoding bifunctional diaminohydroxyphosphoribosylaminopyrimidine deaminase/5-amino-6-(5-phosphoribosylamino)uracil reductase RibD codes for the protein MSHEYYITRCLQIAKNGLGTTRPNPMVGCAIVHNNTIIGEGFTSPYGGNHAEVNAIQSVKDQSLLKTATIYVTLEPCSHFGKTPPCSDLIIQYNIPNVVIGCIDDNPEVAGQGIKKLKEAGCNVTVGVLEADCKAHHKRFFTFHNKKRPYVILKWAETKDGFIAPSFKDEKKPVWITNLYSRQLVHKWRAEEQAILVGTNTVLEDNPSLTVRDWIGYNPVRVVLDKHDTLNRNFTVFDSEAETIILKENTAKLICDTLYNANINSIIIEGGSKTLQLFINEGLWDEARVFTGPVTFKEGIKTPVFSGKLASEQHIKQDTLKLYTND